The following are encoded together in the Glycine soja cultivar W05 chromosome 5, ASM419377v2, whole genome shotgun sequence genome:
- the LOC114411132 gene encoding uncharacterized protein LOC114411132 produces MKEGKCSRLYPKQFQPQTLLDSNGYPVYRRRNNGHSISKNGVIIGNRYVVPYNPKLLKKYRAHINIEWCNQSTSIKYLFKYINKGYDRVTTVMLSDSDNAAQNVNIQNDELKEYLDCRYISPCEAAWRIFAFPIHGRKPAIERLYFHLPDQHNILYEDHDDIDDVLSKPTISDSKCLAWMNTSKDFDEARNLTYSQFVSKFVYNKRNRSWQPRKKGYTIGRLIWVPPTTGELFYLRMMLGSCKGPTSFEDIRTVANIQYPTYREACFAMGFLQDDREYVEAIKEAKD; encoded by the exons ATGAAAGAAGGCAAATGCAGTCGTTTATATCCTAAACAATTTCAGCCTCAGACTCTTTTGGATTCAAACGGTTATCCAGTCTACCGTAGAAGAAACAATGGTCATTCAATTTCAAAGAATGGTGTTATCATTGGTAACAGATATGTAGTACCTTACAAtccaaaattattgaaaaaatatcgggctcatataaatattgaatggtgtaatcaaagtacttcaatcaaatatttatttaaatacataaacaaaggCTATGACAGGGTCACTACTGTTATGCTTTCTGATAGCGATAATGCAGCTCAAAATGTAAATATTCAAAATGATGAACTTAAAGAATATCTAGATTGTAG ATACATTTCTCCCTGTGAAGCTGCTTGGAGAATATTTGCTTTTCCAATCCACGGCAGAAAGCCTGCTATTGAGagattgtattttcatcttccaGATCAGCACAATATTCTTTATGAAGATCATGATGATATAGATGATGTACTATCGAAACCAACTATTTCAGATTCAAAATGCCTAGCTTGGATGAACACTAGTAAAGATTTTGATGAGGCCAGGAATCTAACTTATTCACAATTTGTGTCAAAGtttgtatataataaaagaaacagaTCATGGCAACCCAGAAAAAAAGGATATACCATTGGAAGACTCATATGGGTACCACCAACCACAGgagaattgttttatttaagaatGATGCTTGGCAGCTGCAAAGGACCTACTTCATTTGAGGATATCAGGACTGTTGCCAATATCCAATATCCAACATATAGAGAAGcatgttttgcaatgggcttTCTACAAGATGACAGAGAATATGTTGAGGCAATCAAAGAGGCCAAGGACTGA